In Elaeis guineensis isolate ETL-2024a chromosome 1, EG11, whole genome shotgun sequence, a genomic segment contains:
- the LOC140855795 gene encoding cuscuta receptor 1-like, whose amino-acid sequence MVDIITKGNLYAYSTDHLLLMSGIDLSVNKLTGSIPPEIGNLDELVQLNLSCNQLIGPIPETFSKLNQIESLDLSHNQLSGTIPRQLTQLKFLEVFSVAYNNLSGCTPDFKDQFGTFDKSSYEGNVRLHGPPLEKTCTSASSPIVPPQVEENQEDSNVEDDAIFFAILAASFVAGFWGCIAFLSCHHTGLHIRSIMDGYVDSLTERILMAAHKRNRIQRRRRL is encoded by the exons ATGGTGGACATCATCACCAAAGGCAACTTATATGCCTACTCAACAGATCATTTGCTTTTGATGTCTGGAATTGATTTGTCTGTAAATAAGTTGACAGGAAGCATCCCACCTGAAATTGGAAATCTGGATGAGCTTGTACAATTGAATCTATCATGCAATCAGCTAATAGGTCCAATCCCTGAAACTTTCTCAAAACtcaatcagatcgagagcttggACCTATCACACAATCAGTTGAGCGGTACGATACCCCGGCAATTGACTCAACTCAAGTTCTTGGAGGTCTTCTCAGTTGCTTACAATAACTTATCTGGATGTACACCGGATTTCAAAGACCAATTTGGCACATTCGACAAGAGTAGCTATGAAGGTAATGTTAGATTACATGGGCCGCCACTGGAGAAGACCTGCACATCTGCCTCAAGCCCAATTGTGCCTCCCCAAGTAGAAGAAAACCAAGAAGATAGCAATGTGGAGGATGATGCCATCTTCTTTGCAATACTTGCAGCATCATTTGTGGCTGGCTTCTGGGGTTGCATTGCCTTTTTGTCATGTCATCACACTGGGCTGCACATTCGCAGTATAATGGATGGTTACGTGGACTCCTTGACTGAAAGAATATTAATGGCGGCACATAAGAGAAACCGCATACAGCGGCGTCGCAG GTTGTGA